AACGCTTTTGAGTATTTACTGCCTGAACAGCTGGCACTGAGCGCATCTTTTTCTTACACACTAATATGCTGATTCAGGACCATCAAGCCGGCAATATTATATCAAAATTTCATTTTCCCTCTTCTTGGTAGATTTATCTGCTGCCGTAAACACCATGTGCATATACGGTCAATCCTGATGTTGACATTTTTCCGAAAAGGAAGATTCGCTGTACCTCATCACGACGATGAAAAACAGGCCTCACATCGGGCGCGCTGTGCGCGTGCCAGCCGGAGAAACAGTCAGAGAAGATGGCTACGCTTTCTCAACAACCCCCGCAACGTCTCTCTCATATCCTCATGATTATTAATCATTAGCCTTTTTTGCAAAAATAAATCAATTTCCCAATAAAGAAATTACTGTACAGGTTTTTAGTTTTTGTATAACTTTTCGCACATCATCACCCGATGACATTTTAACTACTCTTTTTGAGAGAAAATACTATGCGCCAGAACAGCATGAAACCTGATACGGCGGAAAACATTGCCCGTTATTTTGCCGATTCACAGCTCCCCTCGCAACAGGAAATGCTGGGGCAGATTGTGATGGAAATCCTTCGCAACGGCACCGCCCTTAACAGGCCGGCCATCTGCGCAAAGCTCATACGCCGCCTGGAGCTTGCTGACAGTTCAGAAGAAGAGCAGCTCTGCCGCACGCTGATTGGCCTGCTGTTCGGCCGGGAAGATGCTCTCTGACTCAGGGAACCAGCTCACAGCAATGCTTTCTCCGGCGTGGATATCTCATCCTGAATATATCTGGATGTAACCTCAGCCGGCCGCGTAAGCGGAGGCAGGTACAGGAGAAGTCCCTTTACTGGCACCCAGGGAGAGGTATGTACAGAAACAAAACTGAAGAACTCATGGACTACGTTATCGGCGAGGCCGTCCTCGATCTGCTCTGTGAGAGTGCGTCGGTGTCCGGCGCGACGGTTGCCGCCAGGCTGGTGGAGATGGCCGCGCGGAGACCCATCCCGACAGGATGAGGCCCTGTGGCTGGCGCTGGAGGAAGTAAATGCGTTGCGCCCGGGCACCCGACTCGCGCGAAGGCAGAACGGAGTCTGCAGATAGCCCTGTCGTCGTCGGCGCTTTTAACTATGTCTGTCCCGGATGATGGGTTATGCAGCAGAAAAAAACCGAAGAAAAATGTCAGCGCACTTCACCAACTGGCCGCTGAGTCAGTAGTTATAAGCGCGGTGTTTGAGCGCTCAATACCCAGGCGGACACATATTACGTAAGGACTTGATACTCATCCTGATAACACAGCTGGAAAACACCTCTGGCGTGGTCAGACTCAGCGTCCTGTGCCCGGAGCGCTGGAGATTGTTGTGGATTATTCGCGTGAGGGCGAGGACGTTTAGTCCGCTTCAGGACCTGATTGCGGCCTGCCGGTTATTACAAGCAGCCACAACAATTGATATAAGGCCTGCTCCAGACGGCGGGGTAATTCAGCACCAGTTGTTCAGAAGGGCACTGAACCCGCAGGACTCTTAAGGCTCAGTGCAAGCGGCAGCAATCAGGCTGATGGCGGCCAGACAGGGTTTTTTCTTTCTCAGCTCACGCACGCTGACGCTCATCCACCACAGTGTACCGGTAAGATTCTGTATGGATTTTACCTCTTCAGGTTCGGACACGAGCAGCGCTCTGATGGCCTGACCGATAACCTCGAAGATTTCAGCATGATCGGGTTCAGGACACGTCTCCGGAGAGAGCCTGCCAGTTACTTGGAAAGACTCAGCTGACTGAAAAATTTTTTCAATATTCCTCCTGGGTTTATTCATACACTTACTCCGGCGCAAAAATGAAGGGGGATTACACATTCGGCTGTGCCCGACACAAACTTGTGGCATGGCATCGTCCGCCACAAGCTTGCTTGGTTGCTGAAGAGGGCATCAGAATGAAAACCCGCAGCGGAACGCCGGGCAACAGATGTACAATCAGAAGGCGCCTCCTTGCGGCCAGTGACCCGATGTCATCATAGTTGCCGCTGAAGAAGACCACCTGAGGTATTTTTCTGCCGCCGCCTCAGCCTTATAAATTTATACACGAACCTGCCCGCCCGGCTTCGCTTGCCAGATAAAACCCTCTCATTAACGCTGTACATCAAACCAGTGCATTTAAGTGGGGGGGATTTTCATGCGCGACTTACATAAAGCACTCACACGCCACCCTGTTAACGTACCAAGGGGACCGGGTCATGAACCCCGCGGAGTATACACAGCGCCTGACACTGCTCTGGCCCCCCATTTTTACCCCGCGCGCACGCGTGACGCTGAGCTCTCTGCGGCAGGATTCCGCTCGCACGCCGCGGACTACGTCAAACAAGTCCCGCATTCGCCGGTGCGCCTCCACACTTGCAGCACGAATTTTTTTCCAGCGAGGGTAGCGCATCAAGATGAGCTGGTAGCTTCGCCCTCTCCTCCTGGACGCGCATTATCTTTGTTGAAATGATCGCTGTACTGCGGACGGTTGACACCATTTCAATACGGCAACCGCCAGTTCATCTGCGTATTTTCGAACGTGCCTATAGATAAATCATCCAGATAAGTCAAGTCGAGCAGCGTTTCGTTAACGTCAAATACCAGCAGCGTGGTCTCTTTCATTATTATCTGCGCTCTCTCATCAGAAAAACTGTTACTACAGAGTACAACACGCGGGCTGCCAGAGGCGTCGCCCGCATGGATATCAATCAATGACCCAGACGCTGACGCTGCCGCCGCTGCAGGTGAATACTGCTTCACCCTGTTCGTTGGTGGTGATCGTCTCGTCGCGATTACCAAGGAAATCGCGCCAGTTTTTGCCAGCGTAATTTTCTCCCAGCATTAGCGTTTTCTCTCCATAATCGCCGTTAGACATGATCACAACGCAGCCTGTCTCATCTTCAGTGCCGCTGCGGCTGAACGCGATGCAGTTGGGATGATCAAACCACAACGTCTGCACCCCGTGTGCAAAACGCTGGCGCGCAATCATCAGACGATCGAGCTTATCAATCACCGGCATCTCAACCTTATGCTTTTCACCATCGCTGCCGATGTCCTCATAGCTGGCACCATAGAGATCCGGATAAAACACGCACGGCACACCGTTTTCGCGCAGTAAAATCAGCGCATAGGCGAGCGGCTTAAACCAGGCTTCAACCGGCGCTTCAAGCGCCTGCAGCGGCTGAGTATCGTGGTTGGCAACGATAGTGACTGCGTGGAACGGATCGGCTTCTACCAGCGTGCCGGAGAAAATCTGGCTCATGTCGTAGCTGCTGCCCTGTTTAGAGGCTTCGTGAAACTTCATATGCAGTGGCGCATCGAAGAGCAACGTTTTGCCTTCAACCTGATTGATATACTGTTGCAGTTTATCCAGTTCAAACGACCAGTACTCCGCCACGATAAACAGCTGCTTTTCAGACACCTCCTGTACATGGTCAATCCACTCTTTGTAGAACCAAGCCGGAATATGTTTAACCGCGTCCAGGCGGAATCCGTCGCATTGGGTGGTTTCCATCATCCAGCGCGCCCAGTACTTGATCTCTTCCGTCGCAGAGCGGTTGCGGAAATCGATATTGGACCCCATCAGATAATCAAAATTACCCAGCTCATTATCAACCTGGTCGTTCCAGCCCTCACCGGTATAGTCGTTCACAATCTTGAACACGCCGTCTTCATCGGGATTTTCGATGTGATCCACGCCGCTAAAGCACTTATAGTCCCAGATAAACTTTGAATACTTTCCGGCGCGAACCGGAAAGGTGTAGCGCGTCCAGGCATCACACTCCACCACCTCTTCGTGGATTTGTGAGCGGTCCTGCTCGTCGACCCGGTTTACCAGAATGCGTTCTCTCTCATCCGCGCCCATTTTGTGGTTAACTACCACATCCATCAGTACCGCAATCTGATGCTGATGGAGCGCTTCAATCGCCGTATGCAGTTGCGCTTTGTCACCATATTTAGTGGCAATGCTGCCTTTCTGATCAAACTCACCCAAGTCAAACAGATCGTAAGTGTCATAGCCGACTGAACTGCCGCCTGAAGCGCCTTTATACGCCGGTGGCAGCCAGATCATATTGATACCAGATTCGCTCATATGCGCTGCCCGTTCGGCCAGCTTAGGCCAGAGCTGGCCTCCTTCGGGGTAATACCAGTGAAATGCCTGTAACAGGGTTGGATTTTTCATCGCCGGGCTCCGTTTATAGTCAAAAGAATTATGGAGCGGTAATGGAAAAGCGCGCGAATATTAAGCGGCCACCGCACTTTTTGCTGTTGCAACAGCAGGACCGGAACGGTATGTGCATTACTATTAAAAAATAGGATAGCCGCTTTGCAGCCGCATTTTTTATTTATGCTGACCCTCCCTGAGGCCTTCCATTTGCATATGCGGAACGCATATGATCCGATATTTCTCCTCCTCTTAACCATTCTTTTTGCGCAAAGTACCTTACTTTTAGAAAAGGGAGACAGAGCAAGTCCCGCGGAAGCGGGCTAATGAGGGCGATTCTGTTACTCAATAAACCGCTTTAACACCTCAAGGGGCGCACCGCCCACGCTACCAGAAAAATATGACGGCGACTAAAGCGCGTCTGATGTCCACGCTGGGTTATGTAGTTCGGAGAAATGCAATTTCATCTTGCGGCTACTAACTCCTTTCAGCTATTAACCAGTTTGCTGATCACCTCTTTCGGGGGGGAGTTTATCAGGATATGGATGTGATCTTGTTCGCCCTTAAACTCCGCTAATTCGACCTCAAATTGTGCGCAGACTACGCACATAATTTCTTCCCTTTTCGCTAAGTAGTATTCTTCAAAAATCCGCCCGCGATACTTTGTAAAAAAATCAAGTGGGCGTGAAGCATGAAAACGCAATACCTGCCCGTTATAAAATCCGGATTCTAGAATTCAAC
The sequence above is a segment of the Pantoea sp. At-9b genome. Coding sequences within it:
- the amyA gene encoding alpha-amylase; translated protein: MKNPTLLQAFHWYYPEGGQLWPKLAERAAHMSESGINMIWLPPAYKGASGGSSVGYDTYDLFDLGEFDQKGSIATKYGDKAQLHTAIEALHQHQIAVLMDVVVNHKMGADERERILVNRVDEQDRSQIHEEVVECDAWTRYTFPVRAGKYSKFIWDYKCFSGVDHIENPDEDGVFKIVNDYTGEGWNDQVDNELGNFDYLMGSNIDFRNRSATEEIKYWARWMMETTQCDGFRLDAVKHIPAWFYKEWIDHVQEVSEKQLFIVAEYWSFELDKLQQYINQVEGKTLLFDAPLHMKFHEASKQGSSYDMSQIFSGTLVEADPFHAVTIVANHDTQPLQALEAPVEAWFKPLAYALILLRENGVPCVFYPDLYGASYEDIGSDGEKHKVEMPVIDKLDRLMIARQRFAHGVQTLWFDHPNCIAFSRSGTEDETGCVVIMSNGDYGEKTLMLGENYAGKNWRDFLGNRDETITTNEQGEAVFTCSGGSVSVWVID
- the ycgZ gene encoding regulatory protein YcgZ codes for the protein MRQNSMKPDTAENIARYFADSQLPSQQEMLGQIVMEILRNGTALNRPAICAKLIRRLELADSSEEEQLCRTLIGLLFGREDAL